The region GGTCGGGAGCAGACAGGCGGCAGAGCGGGTAATGAAGAGCGTGGCTCGGTTTATAGAGGAAAAGCTTGGACTGAAAGTGAACGCGGAAAAGAGCAGGGTTGATAAACCAAAGGGCATTAAGTATCTGGGGTTTGGATTTTACTATGACTCATTTGCCAAAGGGTACAAAGCCAGACCACACCCGAAAGCGGCAGCAAAGTTCAAGGCGCAGATGAAGAAATATACAAGCAGGAGCTGGGGAGTGGGCAATGGTTATAAAATTGGGAAACTCAACCGGCTTATCCGAGGGTGGATAAATTATTTCAAAATCGGAAGCATGAAAAGGCTGTGCGCAAAAATGGACGGACAGATTCGGTATCGACTGCGCATGTGCATATGGAAACACTGGAAAACGCCAAAGAACAGGGAAAAGAATCTTATCAAACTTGGTCTGCCGCCAAATGCGGCACATGGCATTTCATATGCCAAAGGATATGCCAGAGTGTGCAGAAGCTGGAATCTCCACATTTGTATCAGTAAAGAGAGACTAGCTAAGTTTGGTCTTGTATCCATGGAAGACTACTACGCCGAAAAGGCTGTTACATGTTAAGTTGATTGAACCGCCGTATACCGAACGGTACGTACGGTGGTGTGAGAGGTCGGAAGGCGAAATAATCGCCTTCCTCCTACTCGATTGTCTATTCCATTAGTTGAAAGGGGAGGAATAACACATGAGAAAAGAACAATTTTACAGAGATAAAAAGGCAGTGAAAAGGAGTGTTTCGGGCATTTGTCTAGCCCTTTTCCTGGCTTTGCAGATAACGGGATGCAGCCAGACAGCGGACCAGGATAAGGCTGCTCAGAAAACGGAGCAGGCCCAAGGGACTGAGAAGGAAGGCGCGGGGGCTGAGAAGAGCAGCGCAGAAACTGAGAAAAACGGCTCTGGAACCGGGGAAGCGGAGGATACAGGGAACAAGGAGTCTGAGCCGGGAAAGACCCGGGAAGCCGGAGAGGCCGGGGAAACAGGCCGGGAGCAGTCCGCAGGCAGCAGCCAGGCAGATGCAAAGGCGGCAGCAGGCCAGGGGGACAGCATGATTGAGTTTAAGCCGGGCATGCCCATCAAGGAAGGGGTGGCAGCTCCTGATTTTACAGGAGAACTCATGGACGGAACCAGCATTACGCTGTCCGAATTACAGGGCAAACCTGTTATCATCAATTTCTGGGCAACCTGGTGCGGCCCGTGCGTCAAGGAGATGCCGGCATTTGAGCGCCTGAAGGATGATTTTGGGGATAAGATCGGCATTATCGCGGTGAATTGCGGAGATGACGCCGAGACGGTGAAGGACTTTGTGGAGGAGAACGGATACACCTTCCCGGTAGTGCTGGACGAGGAGTATTCCATATCCATGCTGTATCCCACCAATTCCATTCCGTATACAGTGGTGCTGGACGCGGAGGGCAAGGTGGCCCATATATCAACCGGGGCCCTGGACGCGGACACGATGTATGAGAGATATAAGGAAGCCCTTGGGGTGTAAGACTTGGAGCGTTGATATGATGGATTGGTGCAGACAGAATAAGATAACAGTTATCCTCCTTGTCCTGGGCGTAGTATTTCTGTGTATCGGAGCTGCCCAGGGAGGATACCAGGACGCCTTCCGCAAGGCAGTGAGAGTGTGCCTGGAATGTATCGGAATCGGATGAGAAGGCAGCGGCAGAACACCATGACCATGAGAGGGCAGCAGCGATGAAACGGCGTTTGATACAGCTTTGTGCGGCATTATTATATAATCTGAACCTGAAGGGATTTGCGGAGGCGTCCATCTATAAGGGAAAGTCAAAAGGATTGTGCGTTCCCGGACTTAACTGCTATTCGTGTCCGGGAGCCGTTGGTTCCTGTCCGTTAGGCACCCTGCAGAACGCCCTGTCCGCCATGGACAGGAAGCTTCCCTTCTATATATTGGGAGTTCTCCTGCTTTTTGGGGTTACCATGGGAAGGACTATATGCGGTTTCATCTGTCCCTTTGGGCTGGTACAGGAGCTTCTCTATAAGATACCTGTACCCAAGATAAAAAAGAACCGCGTCACACGGGAGCTGTCCAGGGTGAAATACGTGATTCTGGCAGTGTTTGTCATCATCCTGCCTGTGGTATTCAAGGCGGCCTCCGGCCTGCCGGTTCCTGCCTTCTGCAAATACATATGTCCTGCGGGAACCCTGGAGGGAGGAATTCCCCTGGTGCTTTTGGACGAGTCACTGGGCGGCCTGGCAGGAGCCCTTTTTAACTGGAAGGTCCTTGTGATGGCAGTTATACTGGTAAGCGCCTGTTTTGTATACAGAAGCTTTTGCCGGTTCCTCTGTCCTCTGGGTGCCATCTATTCCCTGTTTGCACCCGCGGCTCTGCTGGGGGTGAATATTGACAGGGACGCCTGCATTGACTGCGGGCGTTGTGTGCGGACCTGTAAAATGGATATCAGACAGGTGGGAGACAGGGAGTGCATACAGTGCGGCGAATGTATGAAAGAGTGTAATGTGGATGCCATTTATTGGAAGAAGCCCTGGAATGTGAACGGTAAGATATAACAAACGTAAGAGCGGGACGCTGTAAATAAGCTGTTAAAACAGCCTTGGCAGCGTCCTGTTTTTGCGTTTCTGTGCTGGTTTTGGCCTGTTTCCGGGCAAAACAGGTCAATCTATATATTGAATTATCCCAGAAAATGTGGTATCGTTTTGAGTATATATGCAGAAAACTGCGGGTAAATACATTGGCACCGCGTTGACGCTTTGATGTAATAAAACAAAGGGCGGATAAAATGACACAGACAGATATCATATTGGAAGTAAAAGATTTATGTGTGGAATTCAGGACAGCGGAAGGCACCGTTCAGGCGGTGGACCATCTGAGTTATGTATTACATAAGGGTGAAAAGCTGGGTATCGTGGGAGAGAGCGGAAGCGGCAAGAGTGTTTCCTCTCTTGGAATGATGCAGCTGATTCCCAACCCTCCGGGACAGATTACAGGAGGGGAGATTTTGTATCTCGGAAGGGATTTGGTGAAGACCTCTGAGCGGGATATGCAGAAAATCAGGGGAAATGAGATTTCCATGATTTTTCAGGAACCAATGACCTCCTTAAATCCCATTATCAAGTGCGGAAAACAGATTGCGGAATCCCTGCGCCTGCACCGGGGCATGAAGAAAAAGGAAGCCATGGAGGAAGCCATCCGCATGATGAGGGCAGTGGGAATCGCCAATCCTGAGGTAAGGGCCCACGAGTATCCCCACCAGATGTCGGGTGGAATGAGGCAGCGTGTGATGATAGCCATGGCTTTGGCCTGCCAGCCCCAGATTCTGATTGCGGATGAGCCGACCACGGCTCTGGATGTGACCATCCAGGCCCAGATTCTGGATTTGATTCGCGAGATGAATGAGGAGCTTCATTCCTCGGTCCTGTTCATTACTCATGATTTGGGAGTGGTAAGCGAGCTGTGCGATACGGTCATTGTCATGTATACGGGTCATATCGTGGAGCAGGCACCGGCCGGGGAACTGTTCAGGGATCCCAAGCATCCCTATACCATCGGCCTTTTAAATGCCATACCGGTCATCACAAAGGACAGGAAGCCGTTGTCCGCCATAGAGGGCATGGTGCCTAATCCCACGGAGCGGATTAAGGGGTGCAGCTTCTGGCCCAGATGTCCCCATGCCACAGAGCGGTGCAGGACAGTCAGCCCGCCCATGAAGCGGCTTTCAGAGGAGCGGAAGGTCCGCTGCTGGCTGTTTGAAGACCAGGCCGCGGGGAAGGAGGCTTAATGTATGGCGCAGAATCCGAACAGAGACATAAACGAAGACAAGAGCAATAGGGAAGTGCTGGTTAAGGCCGACCATGTAAAGGTATATTTTAAGGGAAAGGATAAGAAGTCCGGGACCGTGAAGGCAGTGGACGACGTAAGCTTCCACATCATGAAGGGGGAGACCTTTGGCGTGGTGGGGGAGAGCGGCTGCGGCAAGAGTACCCTGGGCAGGGCCCTTGTCCGCCTCTTAAAACCAACAGAGGGCCACATTTATATGGGCGGAACGGACATAGCAGGGCTAAAGGGAGCAGATTTAAAGAAAATGCGCAGGAAGGTCCAGATTATATTCCAGGACCCGTCCGCCTGCCTGAATCCCAGGCGAACTGTCCGCCAGATTCTGATGGAACCCTTTGAGATACACGGGATGAAGGGGAAGATGGATGTGGAAGCCTGCATTATGAAGCTCCTTAACCTGGTGGGAATGGATTTGTACTGCCTGAGCAGGTATCCCCATGAGCTGTCAGGAGGACAGAAGCAGCGTATCGGCATAGCCAGAGCGCTGGCCCTGGAGCCGGACATTATCATCTGCGATGAGGCTGTATCGGCACTGGACGTATCGGTCCAGGCCCAGGTGCTGAACCTGCTTCAGGAGTTAAAGGAAAAGCTGGGGCTGACCTATTTCTTCATTTCCCATAATCTGAACGTGGTCTACCAGGTCAGCGACCGGGTGGGCGTCATGTATCTGGGAAATATGGTGGAGATTGCAGATTATGATAAGCTGTATGAAAAGCGTTACCATCCTTATACCGAGGCATTGCTGTCAGCCATTCCCCAGGTGGACCAGAATGTGAAAACAGAGCGCATCCATCTGGAGGGGGAGGTGCCCAGTCCCTCGGATCCGCCCTCCGGCTGCCGGTTCCACACACGCTGTCCCAAGGCCTGTGACAGGTGCCGCAGGGAAGTACCTGAATTAAAGAAAGTGGCGGAGGGGCATTTTGTGGCCTGCCATCTTTATTAGAGCGGCCTTTGCTTAAGGAAACACTGCACCAGAAAAAATATTGCAATATGGAGACACTGCCAGAATACTGGCATCTCAATAAACCTAGAGGAGGTCTATTATGAAAAAGAAGTTATTGACTGCTGCTCTGTGCCTTGCGGTTTCACTTGCCTGCAGCGCGTGCGGAGGCAATGGCGCGGACGGCACATCGGCCGGCAAGACAGACGCCGCTGCTGAGGGGGCTTCACAGGCAGCCGGCTCCAATACGGTTGTGGTAGCCATGGGCTCCGGATTTTCCACCCTGGACCCGGGGTATGTATATGAGAAGTATCCGCCTCTCATTGTCAATGCCTGCTACGAGAACCTGTTTAAGTTCTACAGCAATGACAGCGCGCCGGAGCCTTGTCTGGCTGATACCTATGAATTCTCAGAGGACGGCCTGACACTGACGGTAAAGCTGAAACAGGATGTGACATTTGCCAGCGGCAATCCCATGACCAGCGCGGATGTTCTTTTCAGCATCAACCGCTGCAAGAACCTTCAGGGAAATCCATCCTTTATCTGTGATACCATTGAGAGCATGGAAGCGCCTGATGATTACACGGTGGTGTTCCATCTGACCCAGGCTGACAGTGCCATTCTGTCCAAGCTGACCTACAGCTCCACGGCTGTTCTGGACAGCGCGGTTGTGAAGGAGCACGGCGGCACGGATGCAGAGGATGCATCGTCCACTGACACAGCCCAGTCCTATCTGGATACAGCCAGCGCAGGTTCCGGCATGTATGTGATGACCAGCTATATTCCGGACCAGGAAGTGGTTTTGGAAAAGAATCCTAACTATTGGGGAGAAGCTACCAATGTTGACAAGTACATCATCAAGATACAGCCTGATGCAAACACACAGATGATGACACTGTCCGGCGGAGATATTGATGTGGCTATGAACATGACAGACGACACCATGTCCGAGCTGGAAGGCGCTGAGAATATTTCCATTATCAACGGAGCAACCAAGACAGTTGGATTTGTGATGATGAACATGGATGAAGCCTACGGCGGCCCTGTGTCCAATCCCCAGGTTCAGAACGCCATCCGCAGGGCCCTGGATTACACCGGCATCCAGACTATCTGCGGCAGCGGCACCATCACTCCTTATGATATCATCCAGGTGGGATTCATGGGAAGCAAGGGCGAGAGACCGGCTGACTATACGAATCTGGAAGAAGCTAAGGCACTTCTGGCAGAGGCAGGATACCCGGATGGATTTGATGTGGATCTGACTGTGACAGATCTGGATATGGAGGGAATCCTACTGACAGACCTGGCCCAGAAGATAACGGATGACCTGTCACAGGTGGGAATCAATGTGAATATCGTATCTCAGCCATGGGCGGCGGGATACGGCGATGCTTACCGCGACGGAACCCTGGGCTTTACGGTTATGTACTGGGGAACTGATTATAACGACCCCAACGTGCAGCTGGAATTCCTTCCGGGCGGCGTAGTCGGAAAGAGGGCAGGTTGGAGTGCCGACATGGATCCGGAGCTTGCGGCCATGTATGAAAAAACCATGTCTGCAACGGACAATGACGCGCGTATCGCTGTTCTGGAGGAAATCCAGGATGCAATGTACGAGAATGGGCCCTTTATCATGGCGGCACAGGCTCCGTCCCATATCGGCTATAACACCAGGCTGGAGGGAGTGGCCATATCGGACCCCTATGCTCTGGATCTGACTTTGATTCATGTGAAGTAATGATTTTATATACGGAGCTGTTTTGCGGGCAGGCAGATATCTTCCTGCCCGCTGGCTCCGTAATCTGTACTGTACTGCGCAGGCCCGGGCGCGGACAGGAGCTTAAGCGGCGGCAGGTATTGCCGTGAACGTCCATCCAAGGGGGATACCGTTGACGGGAATATCTGTATGAGACTGGATTTTAACATAAGCTTGTATTTTATATTAAGTATGGATTGAAACATAAGAAAAGAGAGGTATCGTATGGAACAGCTGAAATTTATAGGAAAAAGACTGGTGTATCTGGTAGTCATGCTGTTTGGCGTCGCCACCCTGGTTTTCATACTGACCAAAATGATACCGGGAGACCCCACCGTGGCAAACTTGAGCCAGAGAGCCCTTAACGACCCGGAAATCGTGGCTGCCTACAGGGCGAAATACGGCCTGGACCAGCCTTTGCCCGTGCAGTACATCCTGTACATGAAGAATCTTCTGCAGTTTGACCTGGGAACTTCCATGCGCACAAACAAACCTGTGCTGTCAGAGCTGGCCAGGTGTTATCCGGCCACCATTGAACTGGCTTTGTTTGCCATTGTGATTGCTGCCATATTGGGGGTCCTGTTCGGCATTATATCCGCCATCAGGCGCAACAGCATCCTGGACCAGACGGTCCGGGCCATATCTGTTACAGGTGTCAGCATTCCCAGTTTCTGGTTTGCGCTGCTGGTATTGTATTTCTTCTATTACAAGCTGAAGCTGCTGCCGGGGCCCGGCCGCCTGAGCAACGCCTTTACGGCGCCGGCTACGGTCACGGGCATGTATGTCATTGACAGCCTTCTGGAGGGAAATATTCCCAAGGCATTGGACGCGGTCAGCCACCTGATTCTTCCCGGAACCGTGCTTGCGGCATTTACCATGGGTCTGATTACCAGGACAGCCCGTTCCAACCTTCTGGACGTCATGTCCACGGACTATATCCGTACGGCAAAGGCCAAGGGACTGTCAAGACCGGGGCTGATTATCCGCCATGCCCTGGGCAATGCCCTGATTCCCGTGCTCACTGTCATCGGCCTGGGCCTGGGCAACCTGCTGGGCGGCATGGTGCTGGTGGAAACCATTTTCAACTGGCCGGGTGTGGGGCAGTTTGCCTATGAATCCGTGCTTTCTGTGGATTTTCCCTCCATCATCGGGGTGGCCCTTCTGATTGCCTTAAATTACATGGTCATCAATACAGTGGTGGATATTTTATACGGAATCATTGACCCGAGAGTGAGGTGCAGCTGATGGTACAGTCTTTAAAAAGGTTATTTAAATCCAATTACCTGTTCACGCTGGGCGTGATAATCTGCCTGGCGTGGATTGCGGCGGCCATCCTGGCGCCGGCGCTGGCTCCCTATGACCCTATTGTGCAGGACCTGGGGCAGCGGTTAAAGGCTCCGTCTCCGGAGCACTGGTTCGGCACGGACAATTTTGGCAGGGACATTTTCAGCCGGGTGCTCTACGGAGGCAGGTATTCCCTGCTGGCAGGCTGTCTCACCGTGGTCATAGCAGGCTTCATCGGCACGTTTTACGGAGCCATAGCAGGCTATGTGGGCGGTTTGGTGGACAATGCAATGATGCGTTTTTCAGAAATGATTTTGTCCTTCCCCTCCCTGATTCTGGCAATGATTATCAATGCGGTTATGGGTTCCAACCTGTTCAACACCATGTTTGCCCTGATTGTGGTGGCATGGCCCACCTATGCCCGTATGATGCGGAGCGTGGTGCTGAGTGTAAAGGAAAATGAATATGTGGCGGCTTCCGAGGTTCTGGGCGCCTCCAAAATCCGGATCCTGATGAAGGAAGTCATTCCCAACAGCATCAGTTCGGTTCTGATTATGGCTACCACGGACATCGGAAACCAGATTCTGATGTTCTCTACCTTAAGCTTTCTGGGACTGGGATCTGCGCCGCCCACGCCGGAGTGGGGCATGATGGTTTCAGATGGAGCTGACTATTTCAATAAGTTCTGGGTGGCTGGTTTTCCGGGACTGGCAATCTTCACAATGGCTGTAGGCGCTAATTTCATTGGCGACGGCCTTAGGGATTTGCTGGACCCCAAGCTGAGAAAGCAGTTTTAGAAGAGGAGGATGTTATCATGAAGCAGAAGAGAGTGGAGCGTATCATGGAAGCCCTGAAGGAGATGGAACTGACACAGATGCTGATTGTGGATCCCATGTCCATTTATTATCTCACAGGCGTGTATGTGGAGCCCTTTGAACGGTTTTATTCCCTTTATCTGAGGGAGGACGGAAATCATGTGTATTTCCTGAATAAGCTGTTTACCGTGCCTGAGGATGTGGGTGTTGAGAAGGTCTGGTATTCGGATACAGACCCGGCGGCGGAGATCGTGGCAGGCTATCTGGATAAGGAAAACCCGCTGGGCGTTGATAAGGATTTAAAGGCGCGGTTTCTGCTGCCCCTCATGGAGATGGGGGCTGCCGCTGGCTTTGTGAATTCCTCCATTGCCGTGGACAGGACAAGGGGCGTGAAGGATGAGGAGGAGCAGGATAAGATGCGCGCTGCCTCCGGCATCAATGACAGGGCCATGGCGGAGTTTAAGAAGCTGATTCATGAAGGCGTCACGGAGCGGCAGGTTGCGGACCAGATGCTTAAGATATATATGGACCTGGGAGCGGACGGATTTTCCTTTGAGCCGCTGGTGGCCTTTGGCGCCAACGCGGCGGACCCTCATCACGGACCGGACGGCACCGTCATAAGGCCGGGCGACTCAGTGCTCTTTGATGTGGGCTGTATCAAAGACGGGTATTGTTCCGATATGACCCGTACCTTTTATTTCCAGAAAGCCAGTGACGAGCACCGCCGTATTTATGAGATTGTCCGCAGCGCCAATGAGACAGCTATCTCAAAGATACGACCGGGTGTTCCGCTGTGCGAGCTGGACGGGGCGGCCAGGGACCTGATTGCTGAGCAGGGATACGGACCTTTCTTTACCCACAGGCTGGGGCATTTTATCGGTCTGGGAGAGCATGAGTTCGGAGACGTGTCCTCTGTGAATACCCAGAAAGCAGAGCCGGGAATGATATTCTCCATTGAACCGGGAATCTATCTGCCCGGGGATACAGGTGTCCGTGTGGAGGATCTGGTGCTGGTGACAGAAGATGGATGTGAGGCGCTTAACCACTATTCCAAGGAATTTGAGATAATCGGTTAACCGGTAAACGGCTAACAGGAGGATATATGAATCCAATCGCGACATTACATATGGCCAACGGCAGGAAAATTGTCATAGAGCTTTTGCCGGAGTCAGCGCCCAATACAGTGAACAGCTTTATCTATACAGCCTCCAGGGGATACCTGGACCACCATGCCATTGAGCGGATTGTGCCCGGAAACTGGGTGGACGTCAGCTACACGGCCTTTGGAAAGAAGGAATGCCGGTATCTGATACCCAATGAGTTTGAGCTGAACCCGGATGTGGAGCCCCTGGACTCCCATCCCGGATCCGTGTGCATGGGCGGCTACGGCGAGGCAGGGCTGGCCGGCTGCGAGTTTTTCTTTCCGCTGAGAGACTGTCCGGACCACAAGGGTATTTATCCTGTGTTCGGCCGTGTTCTGGAGGGAATGGACGAGGTCTGCAGGCTGGAAAAGGTAGAGACAGTGCCTGTGACGGATTTCCCCATAGAAGGTGTGGAGGTCAACCGTCCGGTGAGGCCGGAAATCATTGAACGGGTGGAGCTGGAACTTTACGGCGCGGTTTATCCGGAGCCGGTGAGGGTCCGGGAGCCG is a window of Enterocloster clostridioformis DNA encoding:
- a CDS encoding ABC transporter ATP-binding protein, whose product is MAQNPNRDINEDKSNREVLVKADHVKVYFKGKDKKSGTVKAVDDVSFHIMKGETFGVVGESGCGKSTLGRALVRLLKPTEGHIYMGGTDIAGLKGADLKKMRRKVQIIFQDPSACLNPRRTVRQILMEPFEIHGMKGKMDVEACIMKLLNLVGMDLYCLSRYPHELSGGQKQRIGIARALALEPDIIICDEAVSALDVSVQAQVLNLLQELKEKLGLTYFFISHNLNVVYQVSDRVGVMYLGNMVEIADYDKLYEKRYHPYTEALLSAIPQVDQNVKTERIHLEGEVPSPSDPPSGCRFHTRCPKACDRCRREVPELKKVAEGHFVACHLY
- a CDS encoding ABC transporter permease, which codes for MVQSLKRLFKSNYLFTLGVIICLAWIAAAILAPALAPYDPIVQDLGQRLKAPSPEHWFGTDNFGRDIFSRVLYGGRYSLLAGCLTVVIAGFIGTFYGAIAGYVGGLVDNAMMRFSEMILSFPSLILAMIINAVMGSNLFNTMFALIVVAWPTYARMMRSVVLSVKENEYVAASEVLGASKIRILMKEVIPNSISSVLIMATTDIGNQILMFSTLSFLGLGSAPPTPEWGMMVSDGADYFNKFWVAGFPGLAIFTMAVGANFIGDGLRDLLDPKLRKQF
- a CDS encoding peptidylprolyl isomerase, with amino-acid sequence MNPIATLHMANGRKIVIELLPESAPNTVNSFIYTASRGYLDHHAIERIVPGNWVDVSYTAFGKKECRYLIPNEFELNPDVEPLDSHPGSVCMGGYGEAGLAGCEFFFPLRDCPDHKGIYPVFGRVLEGMDEVCRLEKVETVPVTDFPIEGVEVNRPVRPEIIERVELELYGAVYPEPVRVREPELPECWKDEAAE
- a CDS encoding ABC transporter substrate-binding protein — encoded protein: MKKKLLTAALCLAVSLACSACGGNGADGTSAGKTDAAAEGASQAAGSNTVVVAMGSGFSTLDPGYVYEKYPPLIVNACYENLFKFYSNDSAPEPCLADTYEFSEDGLTLTVKLKQDVTFASGNPMTSADVLFSINRCKNLQGNPSFICDTIESMEAPDDYTVVFHLTQADSAILSKLTYSSTAVLDSAVVKEHGGTDAEDASSTDTAQSYLDTASAGSGMYVMTSYIPDQEVVLEKNPNYWGEATNVDKYIIKIQPDANTQMMTLSGGDIDVAMNMTDDTMSELEGAENISIINGATKTVGFVMMNMDEAYGGPVSNPQVQNAIRRALDYTGIQTICGSGTITPYDIIQVGFMGSKGERPADYTNLEEAKALLAEAGYPDGFDVDLTVTDLDMEGILLTDLAQKITDDLSQVGINVNIVSQPWAAGYGDAYRDGTLGFTVMYWGTDYNDPNVQLEFLPGGVVGKRAGWSADMDPELAAMYEKTMSATDNDARIAVLEEIQDAMYENGPFIMAAQAPSHIGYNTRLEGVAISDPYALDLTLIHVK
- a CDS encoding 4Fe-4S binding protein — encoded protein: MKRRLIQLCAALLYNLNLKGFAEASIYKGKSKGLCVPGLNCYSCPGAVGSCPLGTLQNALSAMDRKLPFYILGVLLLFGVTMGRTICGFICPFGLVQELLYKIPVPKIKKNRVTRELSRVKYVILAVFVIILPVVFKAASGLPVPAFCKYICPAGTLEGGIPLVLLDESLGGLAGALFNWKVLVMAVILVSACFVYRSFCRFLCPLGAIYSLFAPAALLGVNIDRDACIDCGRCVRTCKMDIRQVGDRECIQCGECMKECNVDAIYWKKPWNVNGKI
- a CDS encoding ABC transporter ATP-binding protein — translated: MTQTDIILEVKDLCVEFRTAEGTVQAVDHLSYVLHKGEKLGIVGESGSGKSVSSLGMMQLIPNPPGQITGGEILYLGRDLVKTSERDMQKIRGNEISMIFQEPMTSLNPIIKCGKQIAESLRLHRGMKKKEAMEEAIRMMRAVGIANPEVRAHEYPHQMSGGMRQRVMIAMALACQPQILIADEPTTALDVTIQAQILDLIREMNEELHSSVLFITHDLGVVSELCDTVIVMYTGHIVEQAPAGELFRDPKHPYTIGLLNAIPVITKDRKPLSAIEGMVPNPTERIKGCSFWPRCPHATERCRTVSPPMKRLSEERKVRCWLFEDQAAGKEA
- a CDS encoding ABC transporter permease, giving the protein MEQLKFIGKRLVYLVVMLFGVATLVFILTKMIPGDPTVANLSQRALNDPEIVAAYRAKYGLDQPLPVQYILYMKNLLQFDLGTSMRTNKPVLSELARCYPATIELALFAIVIAAILGVLFGIISAIRRNSILDQTVRAISVTGVSIPSFWFALLVLYFFYYKLKLLPGPGRLSNAFTAPATVTGMYVIDSLLEGNIPKALDAVSHLILPGTVLAAFTMGLITRTARSNLLDVMSTDYIRTAKAKGLSRPGLIIRHALGNALIPVLTVIGLGLGNLLGGMVLVETIFNWPGVGQFAYESVLSVDFPSIIGVALLIALNYMVINTVVDILYGIIDPRVRCS
- a CDS encoding TlpA disulfide reductase family protein, with translation MRKEQFYRDKKAVKRSVSGICLALFLALQITGCSQTADQDKAAQKTEQAQGTEKEGAGAEKSSAETEKNGSGTGEAEDTGNKESEPGKTREAGEAGETGREQSAGSSQADAKAAAGQGDSMIEFKPGMPIKEGVAAPDFTGELMDGTSITLSELQGKPVIINFWATWCGPCVKEMPAFERLKDDFGDKIGIIAVNCGDDAETVKDFVEENGYTFPVVLDEEYSISMLYPTNSIPYTVVLDAEGKVAHISTGALDADTMYERYKEALGV
- a CDS encoding CD1871A family CXXC motif-containing protein, with amino-acid sequence MMDWCRQNKITVILLVLGVVFLCIGAAQGGYQDAFRKAVRVCLECIGIG
- a CDS encoding M24 family metallopeptidase; the protein is MKQKRVERIMEALKEMELTQMLIVDPMSIYYLTGVYVEPFERFYSLYLREDGNHVYFLNKLFTVPEDVGVEKVWYSDTDPAAEIVAGYLDKENPLGVDKDLKARFLLPLMEMGAAAGFVNSSIAVDRTRGVKDEEEQDKMRAASGINDRAMAEFKKLIHEGVTERQVADQMLKIYMDLGADGFSFEPLVAFGANAADPHHGPDGTVIRPGDSVLFDVGCIKDGYCSDMTRTFYFQKASDEHRRIYEIVRSANETAISKIRPGVPLCELDGAARDLIAEQGYGPFFTHRLGHFIGLGEHEFGDVSSVNTQKAEPGMIFSIEPGIYLPGDTGVRVEDLVLVTEDGCEALNHYSKEFEIIG